The following nucleotide sequence is from Podospora bellae-mahoneyi strain CBS 112042 chromosome 1 map unlocalized CBS112042p_1, whole genome shotgun sequence.
CTGTTTCCCAGAATGACAATCCAATGGTGTGGTCCCGGTGACGGGGCAGGAGGTTCTTTCCAATCTGAATTGCGGAAGGCCATCGTGCAACAGCTACCAGACGTACAAGTCACCAGAATAAGAACCGCAGTCATGGATGGTGGGACTTAGTGCGGAAACTGTGCACTTGGCCAGCGCTTGGATATCTACCAACAGACAAATTAATACACTCAAACTCCTCCGAGCTTAGTAAAAGATGAGATCGATCGGGTGGTCGGGATCCGTATACTTGTCCTTGAACTCCTTCCTCGACAGAAGCCTCACAAGCGGCATCAAAGTCTCCCTCATGTCCACAATCCCCCGCTTCTTCTGGTCAATATGTGAAGCATCAACAATTATCCTTTTGAGATGCGAAGTAGCGAGCGCCCCTTTTGCACAGTCAGCATAGGAACGTAAGAGTTGCTGGAAGAATACCTACCATTCTCGATGAGATCAACCAGGCGCTGAGGCGTGCCAACCGCCATGCCACTGCGGTTCTTTTGGAGAAAGGCGACCTGTTCTTCTACCTTGAAATGCTTGGCAAACTGGTGATCATCAGTCAGCCAGCGTCATTGACTGAGAGTAGATATGGCTTCTTACCAGCTTGGCGACTGTGTTGCCCTTCTTTTGGAACGTCCTGAGTGCTCTGTGATTTGGGCAAGTTAGCAGCTATCTCGATACAACAACTAAACTCGTACACACCTGACAGTATCAGCGGCTCGGAGACCGGCAGCCGAGACAACTAGTGTATGCGGGGCACCACACGTCTTGGATGCAttgttgagcttctcggGCTCGGCTGAAAACTTCTCCAGGAAATCTGGTAGGTTTTCGAGATTTCTCGGCTTCTCATACGAAGTGGTGTCTTTGATGGCGTTGGCTACATCATGGAGTTAGCCTTGTCCTGCAAGCCCCGTAAGTCGAAGTGCCACTCACCCGAAATGTAAAGATCTGAGAGCTCAATGGGACTGAGCTCTGTGCCAAAACGAGACGTCTTTTGAGCAAGTTGATCAGCCAGGAGCTGGCCGTCCATCCGAGCGAACGCCTTGTTCAGACCAGCCTCGACATCCAGGtcggcctcatcctcacgctgcttcttctgtttcttctttgccttcttgaCGAGTACACCCTCGTCGTcgatcttcctcttcttgctctggACCTCGGGCGCCATTTAGAAGTGTTCGGTGTCGGTGTTGATGAACCCGCTTATAAGAGAATGAGACCCGAGAAGTGCGTTATTGCTATGCAATCGATAGATTGACCCTGTGTTTTGGAGTCTAGTCGACAAAAATAGGAGGTTTCAAATTAGGCAAATAAGCGTCGCCCACATGATGAAGCGATCTGTTTCTGTTGTGGTGAATGAAGATGTTCTCAAGTGACCTTCAAAGAATCAAGCTTGGCAGAGTCGAGGGCGGATGGAATTTTTTTGGGAATAGCGGACAGTGTGCACAGGAGATGTATGGTTCTGGCACTGTATTTCTCAGTGTCTGCCGGCAACTGGGTGCCAAATCAGAACGGCCAGGCCCCCGAAACGCACAGTGCGAATTGTCTCGCGCCGTCCACCAGGCCTGCTTCAGGAAACGTGCGATCCCAAAACAACCTCGAGTTCAGTCATGAAGCTCCTCTTATCAtctccttggtcttgttttCCACGTCATCCACTACCTTTCAGAGTTATTCGCTCTTCGAATCATGCATCAAACTGCCTCAGAATGATAGCTAGCATGTTCTACAATAACACGGCAAGCGTTCTCAGGTGTTGCccagagggtggtgaggctcCAAAGATCAAGAGGATGCGGTTACGACAGGAAGGATAGGTATTTGCCAAGTTGACGGTGGCAGTGAGAAGACGCCATCGTCCCAAAAAGCACTCTTGCGTTCATCCAGTTTGTCATAGCTCCGAGTGGCGGTGCTACATTCCCGATTGCTTGCCATTGAGCCCGAGGCTTCAGCATATCCTGTACGTCGTCACCTCACCTGGTTGGCTTCGTTTCCCGCAAGCTCAGACACACCGCTTCTCAAGACTGTTTAGTTTCCGATAATACGGAACAGACTAGTCTGGGGAGACAGTGGGTAGAGTGGCGCAGATATAAACATTCCCCATCACCGGACCAGTGCGAGCTCTGCATCCCTATCGAGTGACGAGGAGCAGATTCCCAAGACGAGAAGCAACTGCCGACTTGAAAACACCGGTGCCAGAACGCTCGGATAGTCAGGATCTGCCTCTGAAAGCTCTGGCCATCCCGACCCAAGCGGCAACCTGTCGTAAGCCACCTGTACGTCCATCGCCTTGTAGGTGTCAAATCCCAGCACCGACTACAGTTTCCTTCCATGTGTGCGTCAAGGTGTGCCAAACCGGAAAACATGGAAAGACACAAGGGAAAAAGCAACGAGGTTGCTAACCCTAGGCCCCGGCCGAGTGGTGTATCCCAAAAGCTCGGGCTTGAGCTATTGACTGGCATGGTCAGCGGATGACATCTTGGTCACTTGGAGATGCTGGCCAGTCGGGAGAAAATGCCAGTCGTTGGTTCGTGGAAGGCGAGGAAACAAACACGACCAAGATACGAGCTGCCGCGTAACCTGCAGTGGCCATTGGCTTTTCAACATCGAGTTTGTTCCTTTTTCCGTGAGGTCCAAACGCTGTGCTGAGAACACCGCAGGACAGCTGCTGCCAACCAAGGGCGGTCTCTAGCGAGGTGATAGAATGTGCACCTAGGGCGTGCAGCCAAGGGGCTAGCGAGCGTAAGGGAGAACCCAGCTCCGAGACCAGGTCAGACCTGCTGTCTCGACGGGGAAAAGAAAGTCGTCTCAAGCTGCTGGCCTGGCCGTTGGAGCTGGTCCGGATCGACATGGTACCAGGAGACCGGAATCAAGAGCCAGATCAGACAGAAACAACATGAGCTGGTGTTTGTGCGTGCGGGGCCGGCCGCAGCCATCTTTGCGCCCTTGGGCGGCGAGATCAGCATCGAGAAACAGGGTGGAAGATCCATGAAAGGCCTCAGTCGAGCTGCGTACCTGCACAGTCCCATGTCTGTTCCTGCATGCAACAAGCCCTGGCTCTGTTCGCTGGCTGTCACGGCGCATGGTCGACAGAGCAGCTGGCGTAGCGTTGCAGGAAGACAGCGAGGTAttgttggtgggggtttgaATTCAGGTGGTCGGTGATGGAATTGGTGGGACCCCCTTGCCTTTTTGCTCACAGCGCCCCCCTCTTTGGCCGGGGAAGCAGCATCATGCAGCTGTGATGGGCCCTTTTGGGTGCTAGTTGGTCCGTTCGCTAGCCTCGCCCGCATCTATCATCCATTCACCAGAGCCCATTCCGACGCTGGGGCATGCAGGTGCTATGAAAAATTCtggcaaaaaaaaaggcgatCCCAAGATCTGCAAGACACTGTCAGGATGTCAGGACCGAGCTGCGGCCTGCCTGACTGATCTGCTGCGGTCCCGTCTTGCTCTGTTGATTTCTGCCGTGTCCCGGCATCCAGCGTGTTCCATATATGTCATCCCGACTTTGTTTTCAGATGGCCACCGTCCTATGCTAACACTGCCTATGGAGTACACCGACCCGCCCTCGGAACCGTCCTGGTGGTCCGCTAGTAGATCCATCCAATATCCATACCTGTCCCAATATCCTGCCACATCGGCACCCTCTCTTGTCTATCCTTCGTGCTCGCTGTGACGTTTATACCAACCGAGGTGCCTCCCCCGGTCCCGTCTCTTGCGTGGCGTCATCGACACCGCAACTCCGGATTCGCTCCAAGAAGTGAGAGTTGTTGGTGCCCGCCGGCCACCCTTGCGTCAGCATCAGCGCCAGAGAACCCCGGGGTTGAGCGAGGCACAAGAATCCCTGAACACAGGGAGTCGTCCCTGCAGACAACCGCAGACAACTGGTGACACCACACACTACAGCTGATTGATCCCCCCCGAGCCAGCGGATCCAAAGCAGCAAGATCGCCCTAAGGACCACTCATCACTGACGTTGTCACCTCCCTGCTATAGGCGAGAACAGATTCCCAACGCTCGGTCCTGGGTCTGCACAGAGTGCTTTGGTGCTTTGGGTGCATTGCTGTAAGGTGAGGTGGTCGGCCATCGGTTGCAAAGAAGGGCTCCATCTCACGGCCCGCTAAAGCTCCGACTGGACGTCTCTCCCGCAGCTCCGCGCGCTTTGTGCCCCTAAACCCCCGGCCTCGCAGCCCCCAAAATTGTCGGCCAAGCACCCCAGCAAAGAACCCCCAGCAAAGCACCCCCAGCAAAGCACCCCCAGCAAAGCACCCCCAGCAAAGCACCCCCAGCAAagaacccccacccccgcctcccccaaGAAAGGACCCAGCACCAAGCACCCCTGATTACAAGCCGCGTGCTC
It contains:
- the cms1 gene encoding Protein cms1 (BUSCO:EOG09264KTU; EggNog:ENOG503P1I7; COG:S), whose protein sequence is MAPEVQSKKRKIDDEGVLVKKAKKKQKKQREDEADLDVEAGLNKAFARMDGQLLADQLAQKTSRFGTELSPIELSDLYISANAIKDTTSYEKPRNLENLPDFLEKFSAEPEKLNNASKTCGAPHTLVVSAAGLRAADTVRALRTFQKKGNTVAKLFAKHFKVEEQVAFLQKNRSGMAVGTPQRLVDLIENGALATSHLKRIIVDASHIDQKKRGIVDMRETLMPLVRLLSRKEFKDKYTDPDHPIDLIFY